In Motacilla alba alba isolate MOTALB_02 chromosome 2, Motacilla_alba_V1.0_pri, whole genome shotgun sequence, the DNA window ATGCCTTTTAACCATCAGTAGTGCACTAAAGAAATTTAGCAACTATGAAAAAACCAGTTTTGCAGGCCTctctattaataaaaatatttaaaatatcatacGGCAAcattagttttttattttttgagagtACTGAAGAGTCTGAAGTGCACTGATCTTTGGCTGTGCTCTCAGTTTCCCAAACACAAGTGCATATTTCTTTGACCATATGCTATTGCTTTCCAGCCATGTTTTGCAGAATTGACCCTGTTGGGATGAAACTGCCATCAGCAAGCAGGTTATGAGAACAAGAGCACGTGTGGTAAGACTTTGCTGTccacagctgcagaggctgccagGTTTGGATACAGCTGTGGTATTTTTAATTACCTCAAAGAATTAAAGTAGAGACTGCATTCAGCATCACATTAAGGACGCAAAAGCTTCATGGTGGTGCAAGAATTCATGGAGGTGAATGACCTGATCTAAACCAAACTGAACTATTCCTGCCTGTTCCAGTAAGCTTCTCCCAGGTGCACAGCTGCATAACAATATTGCCAGCATGGTATGGGAagtttgtatttctgaaaaaattaagattaaCATTATGCAAGTCTGTAGAGTGAATCATCCTCACTGCATGGAGAGaaagtatttgaaataatttataccATTTTAAATTACCATTTTCCTTATTTACTAAATACAAGCCTGCTCATCGCTTTGGTATGTGTAccagctgtgtttctgtttaCCACTGCCCACTTCTTTCAGAACTTCTGCTCTACCTAAAAGTTTACTAGTAGGCAGGCCAAATATGCTGCTTTAGGTGGTTTTGTGaatcccaggctctgccctgaaATCGTTGCCCGTATCCACCAATGACACCACTCAGCAGAAAGTGCAATTACTCAGCTGTTCTGTTGAATAATAATGAAGCAAGTAGGCAAAAGTAGTGAAAAATGTTTATGCTGGGCTAAATTCTATTCACAAGCTACACAAGCTCATGTTTGAAATACAGAGGACTGGCCTTTTGTGGCAGCAGTGGTTTATCTCCTAAGCAATAGTAACGGGGAAAAGAACAAAGTGTATCAGCACGAGAAATACTTTAATAGGACTAGGATTAAATTTAATTGCCTCATTTTAAAAGATCAGTTTATCAAACCCACTGTCTTAGTCCCAATTAAATCTCAGTCAGCATGCCTGTGGCTCTTCAAAATAGCAAGAGAGCATTTTTCACATGTTAAGGCAGGCAAAAGCCATTTCTACTTTGGCTGGGATAAAACATATATGAGATGCACTGTTCATTGACCACTTCTTCCAACCTCACTTAAGAACACTTGTGGCTGTTGAAGAGTGACTATTTATAGGAAAGTAAACAGCCCCAGACATAATACTTCTTCTCTAAGTGTAAGAACCTCCTTTGCCTAGTTCTCAAGGGGTGAAAGTGAAGATTTAATCAGTCTTTACacttatatattttttaaattatttaactttTATTACTGTTGCACCATTTATACAATTACATATAATTTCAATGCATCCATtgtacattttgttttttcatttgttttccaatGAGTGTGTGTTGGTGTCTGTGACACAGAATGGAAGAGAAACTGGAACTGCAATGAACGCAGACTTTTTCATTTCCACTGACCAATAAACAGAACTACAGGTGCACCCAACCACGGACATGCATTAACTCGTCATGAGAAATCTAGGTAGGCTAAGTAGGATGAGAATGCTTTTTACTcccaaaaaatatttggagagGAAGAATTGGAGGATTGGCATTGAGAAATATGTGGACAGCTAAGTGGGTTTTGTCTGAAAGTTGGCATTCATCCACTgcataaaaaaaatatcaaaataagaaaggctgtaaataaaaaaaaaaaaaaaacacagaaaatactgctttcatAAAGATCTGATTGCCTTGGCACAAACCTAGTGGGTAGAATCAAACGCATCACTCCCAAACCCCATTACAGAACAAAAAGAAGATTTTGATACACTGGTGGAGTGCATTTACAGCAGTTCAGATACAAAAGATGTGCTGTACTTTCAGACatccatttatttctttatttattttaatccagGACTTGTGTCAAGTTGGCAGAAAGTATATTAGATATTTCCCCACAAAAATACTATTTGGAttctcccccctccctccctcccaacTTCATGGGACAtccttttcactttttctctttttatttttttctcattcttttctggGCAATACATATTTGCTATTTCAGATCTGAAACGAGTTAGTatagctgaaaaaataaaaaaaagacacaggTTGTTTTAAGTGGTTGTTTCAACAGGCTGTCCAATTTAATCTTGCACTGCTATGGTTTGATCCGAATTAGTCGCTGGAACTTCAGATGGTTTCGCTTCCTCTGGAGGGGCGGCAGGGTCCGAAGCCTTAGCAGTGGAACTAGGTGCTGCTGTTGCCGCGGGCTCCTTGGAAGAGGGCGCAGCCTCGTTGCTGCTAGGTTTTGAGTCTGAAGCTGGGGCCGCTTCACTTTTAGTTTCTTGGGCTGCAGGCGTTGCGGGAGCCTCAGTCTTTTTGGCTTCCCCTTCCTCTTTGCTCTTGTCATCTGCTTTACTGGGAGCTGTGGCTTCTGAAGGCTGGGAAGCTTTTGCATCGGTGCTAGGCTCAGAGGGTTTGGGTGCTTCGCtactggcagcaggagcagaggcagcagtcGGCTCCTCTTGCTTGGGTGCCTGTTCGGTGTTCTTCTGTGGCTCTACTTTTGCATCGACAACAGCCTCTGACTTCTCAGGTTCTGTTTTCTGGGTTTCTTCCTGGGTCactgttttctccttctccccttctttttcttccgTCTTATTGGCAGTGACCTGAGTatccttttctcccttctcctccttgtTGTTCTCCTTCACTTCTGTGGTCTCTGTGGTTTTCTGGGCATCCTCAGCCTCCTTTGGAGTCTCCTCTTCCTCAGTTGCTGCTCCTTCAGCCTTCTTGTCTTTGTCTTTAGCTTTTTCATCATTGACACTGTATCCCTTCTTCTTCTTGCTCAGTTTGCCTCCCATGTTGGAGCTCTgtaacagaaaagagaaaggggtTGATTACACAAAGTCCAGTATTCACCACTGAGAGAATCAACAGAGTGCAAAGGGAAAATTGATTCTGGTTTCTGAAAAGGAGACCACATGAGGTTTGGTAAGATGTTGCCAGCTGAATGTATGATGCTGCAGAGCATCACTGCCACTGAGCTTATgtcctgctcagccctgcagaatTTCAGCCAGCAAACACCCTTCTGCCACACCCCCTTACAGACAGTTCTGCTAACACCTCTAACCCTGGTTAGTTCAGCAGGGAGGAAGCGGACAGAGTAGCAAGAAGTAGCAGGATGATGGAGGACTAGCATACAGCCACAAATTTTCTGTGGCCTAAGAAAGAgtggaagcagaaaaaagacaTATTTATATTCAGGCTGGGAATGAACTAAATTTGGTTGTCAATCATGGCATCCACCCCTGGTTAACACAAAGTCCACCATCACTTTAGCAAAGTCTCTGAACCACCTTTTCATTAAAGTTGGAAAAATCAAAGGAAGCCTAGAGTCAGTGAGAAGACTAACACAGAAGACTGCATCTACTGCCTACACCTCACAGCCTGTTACCCTCACGGCCAGTTTCCCTTGGATATATAGCCTTTAGAGAGAGCTGATGGtaccagcagccaggagcatgTGCTTCCCTCAACCAAAGGGATGTGGGCACCCACATCTGGCTGCCCCAGAAGTAGGAACAGCTCCCACGCACAGAGTCCCACTCAGCTTTGCAGCTTCCACAGGGATTGCCTGCCCAAAGCCTTGCATTCCCACACTCAGCAGGATGGGAGACACAGAGCCTGAAGCACAGCAAGGCCACTccataagaaaaaagaaacaaatacagGTATTTCTGACCAAAAGCTTACACGTGGGACatgaagcaataaaaaatgGGAGAAGAGAGGGGCATACTTGTAGCCTCTGCTCCCAGTTTTCAAGCATGACAAGCAATAACTGCTCTGTTATTTAAAAGAAGTTGACCACGTGTATAACCATATCAGTATTTATATAGCCTTTATGTGGGAGTCTTCACTAAGAATACACAAAGTCTTTCACTGTACTTCAAAGCAAACTTTATCCATGAAAACAGGAGACACTGATATATTGGGTcattattgaaaacaaaaacatctatgaatggagaaaaaattacactttcagtattaaaggaaatatttaattcatGATTAATGAAAggttaagaaaaatatttctgtgttttctactatttaaaaataggagACAGTGACTTTTTTCAAAGAACTGTCAAACAAATGTTTAATGTAAGAACTTCTCCAAGGGAGATGAATCATTCTAATCTTCCGTTTTGCACAGGTAGATAAATTAtaggctgtatttttttttcacacacttGCTAAAACTGTGAATACTAATCAGTAAAAATACATATGATTGCTCATAGCAGGCTGAATATAAAGTAATATATTCTAGCTCTTAGGCAGAAGTAGATTATCTACTACCACAGATAcaagccccaggcagagcccaaCAGCCAAATATCCACACATCTTGGACAAAATTGAGATAACATGGTCAGCAGAGATGTTTCTGACTTCAGCTTTCAAAAAGAGTAACAATTTGCAAATACTGTTGAAAGGTTATCACTCAACCCTGCAAAATGGTAATGTGATGTTACTGAAACACTGCTTTATTGTCTGAAATTTTACGGGAACAGCAATAAAAGGATTAACTTCCACAGAGTCACATCTGAGCAATCTAATCTCTACGTTCATGACAGAGTTATCAGGTTTTTAGGTATTTAGGGCAGGCTGTGGACATTAGTTCATTAGCTGACAAAAATATAGCCTTCTAGATTACTCCATAAATATTACCCTGATTATTGTTTATGCGGAGTTACAACCAAATATTTTGGAAGGGTTTTTGCAAGTCAGTCAGATTGGAGATTTATATTGAAGCCATGAGTGTATCCCAATTTATAATCCCTAATTAAGCCtttatttgttttccagcaAAGCCCAGGTACAGTGAGCCTAATTTCATTTCTTGTGTCTTGtgtatttttcaatattttgctATTTCATGGATAGTAGTAACATACCACAATTCCTATCTCTTTCCACAACAATCTTCTGAGCTCAGATATAGTTGGATACAGGATGTCTATGCCAAGGGACCATTAAAAAGTAGAGAAGCATGCATATGAGAAACGTGCtcccaaacaaagaaaaaaaaacattcactGTGTTTGCTTGGAGGTGAAATCTCTGTGTCTCAATTGGCATCAGAGCCAGCTATCCCAAGGTACTGGAGCAGGAGATGGGGAAGAGGCTCAGAGGCTACCATTATGGTGTATTAGCAAATATTTACACTTAAAAATGGACTGTCATCTTCCAGCAGAGTTTCAACTACTTTATAACAGAATAAGTTCACTCTTTGGGACACTGAATCTCATATCTCCCTGCTAAAAAGCTGCCTAGATCATCATGAtaacagctgtgccaggctaTGATGCAAAAGCAACGCAATCCTTGGGGTCATCACCCAGGTAGCAATGCTACAAAGTCCCTTTTTCCCCAGATCTGATTTACAAACATTCTTCCTGTCGCCAGACTTCTGATAACACATCTGGACGTCCCTGTAACCTTTTTTAGAAACACCCCCATATGCTCCACTTCTTCAAACAGATTCTGGtcttgtccctgtcccagcctgaAGCACAGCTCTGAACCATCCAGTGCAGAGTCCAAAGGTGTGGCACACACAAAGCAGGCctcaaaaagtattttaaaattacaaccATATGTACTTCAAAAAGACCAGCATGTGAATCATAACACCTAAGAACCTCCATGATTGTGCTGGATTGTGCAGGGATAATCCTGCCTGATACTAAATGAAAGTGGATGTCAGTGAAATGTCTCCCAAATGAAACAAAGTGCAAAAAGTCATTGAGATGCGAATTCATACAGTGTTAAATCCACTCTGTGTTACTACCTACATGTTAGCACGTAAAAAGAGTACAGACATCTTTCCCACTGCCTCACCCTTCCCCAGCCACAAGGGactaaattatgaaaaaaataaagggggtGCATCCTCTGTCCCAGTGAGACTGGGGTCCTGGCTTCACTGCGCAGTCTCTTCCTTTACCCCTGGCCCTCGCTAACCCCGTAATCACTGCATTCACCTTGTGAATGAGGGACCCAGGAACA includes these proteins:
- the BASP1 gene encoding LOW QUALITY PROTEIN: brain acid soluble protein 1 (The sequence of the model RefSeq protein was modified relative to this genomic sequence to represent the inferred CDS: deleted 2 bases in 2 codons) — its product is MRLFYEYSPTAVPRSPQVPIKPWLSVFSPPKKATTPLDLFFFFFPSPPDPPCRLFPTHTRVFQTRLPQGAFPAPQLGVAAHAEEREADTRTPPGHPTLLPRRSSNMGGKLSKKKKGYSVNDEKAKDKDKKAEGAATEEEETPKEAEDAQKTTETTEVKENNKEEKGEKDTQVTANKTEEKEGEKEKTVTQEETQKTEPEKSEAVVDAKVEPQKNTEQAPKQEEPTAASAPAASSEAPKPSEPSTDAKASQPSEATAPSKADDKSKEEGEAKKTEAPATPAAQETKSEAAPASDSKPSSNEAAPSSKEPAATAAPSSTAKASDPAAPPEEAKPSEVPATNSDQTIAVQD